In Bacteroidota bacterium, a single window of DNA contains:
- a CDS encoding DUF6029 family protein: MKLKLRISIVLLFAVNIMQAQDDKGTFNGNFSTNTQFFMLDSSIGATTELYQKQLVGTEAWLSTNYTQKGFTLQARFDLFNNSNLYDPSTAYTGSGLGYWSISKDIDNLQITGGYFYEQFATGTIFRAFEDRTLGLDYAIQGVRVKYNPFKDFKVKVFTGRQKFRFGVRDQNMRGANVEYAIRNKKETFSWEPGASILNRTIDNNTMAAIVSIVNDQPGINQFYPKYNVYLFSFYNTICIKDFTIYAEYNGKTHEAVKDFINSPFPLVYRKGKVLFGSLSYTKTIKTKKGALIGLGFNAQYKQIDSFPARTSPLEQNLFGQMNYLTSVTRQNTYRLLARYNAVVQELGERDFQADFTVSIKRKNKLKTIINVNASKVIKLDNSDLFHELYLEASHEFSKKFKLMLGIQNIGYNQQRYEIKGTDFPYVHATTPFGEALYKFKIKNKQHAIRLESQYLSTKQDLGSFINILAEWTMAPHFSLAVGDMYNIKPWRAPSSLIPPGKAHYYTFFGAYTHHATRFTLAYVKQVAGMNCTGGVCRVEPAFSGVKFTMSTNF; this comes from the coding sequence TACCAAAAACAATTGGTGGGAACGGAAGCATGGCTTAGTACAAACTATACTCAAAAAGGATTTACCCTTCAAGCCCGTTTCGATTTGTTTAATAACAGCAATTTATATGATCCATCCACAGCATATACTGGCAGTGGTTTAGGCTATTGGAGCATTAGTAAAGATATAGATAATTTGCAAATAACTGGAGGATATTTTTACGAACAGTTTGCTACAGGTACTATATTTCGTGCGTTTGAAGACCGTACCCTCGGTTTGGATTATGCCATACAAGGTGTGAGAGTGAAGTATAATCCATTTAAAGATTTCAAAGTAAAAGTATTTACTGGTAGACAAAAATTTAGATTTGGCGTGCGTGACCAAAACATGCGTGGTGCCAATGTAGAATATGCAATTCGCAACAAAAAGGAAACTTTTAGTTGGGAACCTGGGGCATCCATATTAAATAGGACTATTGACAATAATACAATGGCTGCAATTGTGAGTATTGTGAACGACCAACCTGGTATCAATCAATTTTACCCCAAATACAATGTGTATCTTTTTAGTTTCTATAATACTATTTGTATTAAAGATTTCACCATATATGCAGAATATAATGGCAAAACACATGAGGCCGTTAAAGATTTTATTAATTCTCCATTTCCATTAGTTTATAGGAAGGGCAAAGTACTATTTGGTTCCTTATCATATACCAAAACTATTAAAACAAAGAAAGGTGCGTTAATTGGTTTAGGATTTAATGCACAGTATAAACAAATTGATAGCTTCCCAGCACGTACCTCACCATTGGAACAAAATCTTTTTGGTCAGATGAATTACCTCACATCAGTGACACGCCAAAACACTTATCGTTTGCTAGCTAGATATAATGCCGTGGTGCAGGAATTGGGTGAAAGAGATTTCCAAGCTGATTTTACAGTAAGTATAAAACGTAAAAACAAATTAAAAACTATTATAAACGTCAATGCATCCAAAGTAATAAAACTTGATAACAGTGATTTGTTTCACGAATTATATTTGGAGGCATCACATGAGTTTAGCAAGAAATTTAAATTGATGTTGGGTATACAAAATATAGGTTACAACCAACAGCGTTACGAAATAAAAGGTACTGATTTTCCCTATGTGCATGCCACCACCCCTTTTGGTGAGGCATTGTATAAATTCAAAATTAAAAACAAACAACATGCAATACGTTTGGAGTCACAATACCTAAGCACCAAACAAGACTTGGGTAGCTTTATAAATATACTGGCCGAATGGACCATGGCACCCCATTTTAGTTTAGCCGTGGGTGATATGTATAATATAAAACCTTGGAGAGCCCCATCCTCTCTTATTCCGCCAGGAAAAGCACATTATTATACATTTTTTGGTGCATATACCCACCATGCTACACGATTTACATTGGCCTATGTAAAACAAGTTGCCGGCATGAACTGCACAGGTGGTGTTTGTCGTGTTGAGCCTGCCTTCAGTGGCGTAAAATTTACCATGTCGACTAATTTTTAA